The Oscillospiraceae bacterium genome contains the following window.
GGGCGTGTCCTCGTAACGAATCGGGAACGTCACCGGCAGGCGCCCTCCCGGCTCGGCCAGCCCCGTCAGCAGACGTGCCGCTGCCACGCCGCCCATGCAGCCGGGAATAAAGATGCAAAGCACTGCATCCGCGTAAGGCAGCCAGTCCGCCATCTCTACCGGTCCGGAAATATTCAACAGCACGACGGTTTTCATGCCTTTCTGCTTTGCCTGCTTCAGCACCTCGGTCATGCGGGTGCGGTCTTGTTCCTCTACCGCCATGCTTTCGCGGTCCACATTTTCCCCAGCCGGGGCAGCCGCCGTGTACACCAGCGTGTCGGCATCGGTCCATTCCTCAAAGGCCGCCGCGCCGCGCAGTTTGCGGTATTCGTCCAGCACATTGCTGTGCAGGGCCGTCTCCACCGCCGTGGAGCCGCTGCCACACTCCAGTGTGTCGCGGCTGCGCGCCCCCCAGAACACAACACGCTGGGTCTCGGCCAGCGGTAGGACGGCATTCTCGTTTTTCAATAGCACCGCGCCGTCTTCAATGGTTCTGCAGGCGGTTTGCAGCAGTGCATCGGCGTCATACTGCGCGGGGATGCGGCGTTGATTTTGTTTGATCTCCACGATAAGCTGCAGGATATGGGTCACGCGATCATTCAGAACTTTCTCGGAAAGCCGCCCCTCCTGCACCGCCTGTTTGCAGGCGGTCATATCGTTTGGACCGGGCTGAATCAAATCCATACCCGCCGCCAGCGTACCTTCCTTGTTCTGCCCGGCTGCACCCCAGTCGCTGACAATGGCGCCGTCGAAGTGCAGTTCCCCGCGCAGCAAATCTGTCAGCAGCTTTTTGCTATACGAGGTGAACTCTCCGTTCACGGCGTTGTAGGCGCTCATGATACACAGGACGTGACCATCCTCGATGGCTGCCTCAAACCCACGGGCATACAGTTCCATCATAACCCGTTTTGAAAGGTTAGAGCTTGTTGTGTTGCGGTTCGTTTCCTGATTGTTTGCGAGGAAATGCTTGGCACAGGCCGCAATGCCGGCGCTCTGCATACCGCGTACAAAGGCTGCCGCGGTCTGGGCCACCAACTCCGGGTCCTCGCCGTACATTTCATAGTTACGGCCGCCCAGCGGGTCGCGGGCAATATCCACGTTGGGACCAAAGCAGACATCCACCCCGGCGTCACGCAATTCCTGTCCGACCGCGTGGCCGATGGTCTCGGCTGTGATCGGGTCAAACGACGCGCCGATGTTGATGCCCGACGGGAAGCTGATATGCTGCCGACCGCCCGGACGGTATTTTGCCGCCTGCTCCACAAGGTCGGTCATCAGTGCATCGCCCTTGTACTTTTCCGCGGCCTCGTTGCGATCAACGCGGTTCAGCGCCACCATTTCCGGCGTGGCATACGCCGTACGCGGGTCATCGGCACGGCAGGGGTCTGTTAAGTAGTCCAGCACCACATGGGTGCCATTCAGCCCGGTCGCGCCGTCCATCAGATAGATGGCGGGCACATCCATATCCGGGATAGGCCGTGTGTGGCAGGCGCGGTAGCACCCCACCATATCCAATTTTTCATCCAGCGTCATCTCCGCAACCACCTGCGGGATGCTTTGTAAGTTGCTCAATTTTGCACGCATACAGTTTTCCTCCCTTTCGTAAATGAATTCTGTATCCAGTATAGCGTGCCGTGGAATCTGCGTATTGTAATTTTCGTGATGCAATTGTAATTTTTGGCTGGCTGCCGCAGGGAATGAATCAGAAGTGATTCACTCTTGAGAGCATATACGAATTTGTGCGGGTATCGGGTTTGTTTGTCATCGTTTTGGGGTAGACGTGTTTTGCTAGCATAGCGTTTGGATATCCACAAACGCATTTCTGGGGTGTTCCCCAGACCCCCTCGCTGCTCTTGTGTGACGATAGTGACGCAGATGACGCTAATGACGCTGTTTTGGGGATATACAACAGTTCTAATATTTCGGCTTGGCGTCGATCGGCACTTGACACACTCTCACCTCTTTTCTGCTCGTTTTTCCCTTGCTCATCATCTTAAAGGCTAATAGCGCAGAAAATGTCCTCTAATTATTTGAACTTTTTGTGAATTTTTCGAGAAGCAGGCATAAAAAAGCCCGCCGCATTTGAGATGCGACGGGCTTATATTTTGACGAGAAAATTTCTATTATTTATGCTTCTGCGTTTTGGACAAGGCTTTCTCCGGGCGGTGCGGCTGATAGTACAATCCGAAACATTCCGGTGGCCACTTTTCAACGCCCTCCAAGAAAGAATGTCGAATCAGTTTTTTTGGCAACAGTTTCCATTTTCTGCGTGATTTCCTTACGTTTTTCCATATGCGGCCTCCTAAATTTATTGTGATTTACACCGTAAACTAGAAAAGTCCACACAATCATAGGATTACCCAACGCAAATACGCCTAGAAATTATTAGAGCCATTTATTCAAGAAATCGATTGCATATTTCTGTTGTTCTTCCTCAAACACATGACCAGCGTTAGGGAAAATGGCAGATTGGAAATGGTCGGTGCACCCAGCGTCACGATAAACCTGCTCAGCTCGATCTATTACCTGTTGAACACTATCAACAGGATAAATGGGATCCTGTGCTCCGTGGCATACACACACTGGTCGGGGACAAAGCATCGTCACAATGTCCTGCATACTCATATCACAGGGTTCACGCAAGTGAAAAGCCCAACGAACTGGTGATGAAATTTTACTCTCTAGCAAGAAGTTGTACGCAAGCCAACTCTACACCATCCCTGCACACCGCCCCTGTCACCGCGAGAAACGCCCTTGTTTAGGCGCATTCACACCGCGTCGGAGCGGTGCCCTCCCAGCCAAATATTGCCCCAAATTCCCCGTTTTCCGGGGATTTTTTATTTTACCGCAAAGGCATTTACCTGAACGGGATTTCCCTGTACAGGTAAATCCTGCACAAATAAATAATTAAATAAATAAAATACTAATATACTATCGTATCCTATCCGTAAAACTACAAAAAATTGGATTCATCCCGCTATGGTCTTACGGCCATGCGTACAACTTACCACCGGAGAGTACAACTTACGATTGCAAACCGACCCTGCCAAGTTGTATAATTAAAGCACCGATAGTTCGCGCAAAAGCTGGTGCAAGAGCATGAGCGCTTTTGCGAACACGCTGGGCGGCGCGCTTATTTTCGGCATGGCGGATGACGGGCAGATCGTTGGGCTGACCGAACCCGACAGCGACGCCGAGAAAATCAGCGAGATCATCAAGACGCGCATGGAGCCTATCCAATAGTACGATATACCGTGAAACCGCGCGCCGTCCGGCGCGATTTTATGCGCTGCGCGCAGCCAGCGGTGCGGCGCGGTCACTGCGCCCGCAGGCGCGTTTCGGAGCGCAACCGCCGCACAGCGGCGGCTCTTAGCGCGGAGATAGACACGCGCCCTACATTTCTACCCGAAAAAGGGCTTTTTCGACAAACTGAAGCGGGCGAACATTTCTGTTCGCCCGCTTTTTACGGTCTATAAAACTTTTTTAGCCTTTCACACTGCCCAATGCAACGCCCCGCACAATATATTTTGAGAGGAGCAGATAGACGATCATAACAGGCAGGATTGCAATGGTGATCATCATATACACCTTGCCCATATCGAACTTCAAGAAGTCCGCGCTGCGCAGCTGTGCTACGAGAATGGGCACCGTTTTCCACTTGGCATCGTTGATGATCAGCGCCGGGATAAAGTAGTTGTTCCATGCGCCCACAAAGCTGAATATTGCCTGTACCGCCATGGCGGGCTTCAGGATCGGCAGAATGACCGTGTTGAAGGTGTGGAACTCTCCCGAGCCGTCAATGCGCGCCGCATCAATAATGTCGCGCGGCAGGCTCGAATCCATATACTGCTTCATGAAGAAGAACACTGTCGGTGCGGCGATGCTCGGCAGAATCAGCGGCCAGAGGGTGTTGGTCAGCTTCATCGAGTCCATCAGGTTCAAAAAGCCGAGCGCCGAAACCTGTGTGGGCATCGTCATGATGAGCAGAATGACGGTAAAGGCCAGCTTGCGCAGCTTGAAGTCATACGCATAAATGGCGTAGGCCGTCAGTGCGCTGAAATAGACCGACAGCGCCGCACAGGCAGCCGACACGATCAGGCTGTTGCGCAGACCGGTCAGGATCGGTACATTGGCATCATGGGTGGTGTTAAAGAAGTTGACGCCAAAGCTGCCGCGGGGCAGCGGGTCAAACCCCTGCTGGATGGTAAAGTTGTTGTGCGTGGCGTTGACAATCAGCACATAGAAGAAGAACAGGCAGATAAAGCAGAGGACAAACAGCACGATATAGGCCACTGCACGCTGCAGTGTCAGCATAGGGTCGTAAATTTTGCTTGCCTTTGCGGTAGTGGTGGCTGCAGTTTTGGTTTCGTTCGGCATACCGTTCACGCTCCTTCCTTAGTGATGCTTAGCGGCCGCTTTGGCTGCCTTGATGCGGGCTTTCTCAGCCTTGCGCTGCTCACGGGTCAGGCCGTCATCCTCCTGCGTGAGGGTAAAGTAGATGATGACGCAAAGCACCGCGCAGAGCAGGAACATCAGCACCGAGATAGCGCCGGCTGTGCCGTAGTTTTTGCTGTACAGGTGCTGGTTCAGGTACATGATAATGGTGTTGGTCGAGCCGTTCGGGTCGCCCTTGCCGTTGGTCAAAACCTGCGGCACATCAAACATCTGCAGGCCGCCGATGAGGCTGGTGATCAGCGTGTAGACGAGCAGCGGGCGGATCAGCGGGATCGTGATGCGCCAGAACATTGTGGTCGAGGATGCACCGTCCAGCTGGGCGGCCTCATACAGGCCGGGGTCCACACCCATGATGGCAGCCATCAGAATGATGGTCGTATTGCCGAACCACATCAGGAAGTTCATCAGCCCAACCAGACCGCGCGCTGTCCAGACATTGGAAAGCCAGCGCACCGGCTCGGCCACGATGCCGAGCTTGAGCAGGATCGAGTTGATCGGCCCTGTCTCCGCGTTTGAAAACAGGGTAAAGAACAGCATAGCGAACGCCGATGCCATGATAAGGTTGGGCATATAGATGACCGTCTTGAAGAAGCCCTGAAACCGCAGCTTCAACCGCAGATCGGTAAACCACGCTGCCAGCACCAGTGATACAATAATCTGCGGGATAAAGCCCATCAGCCACATGATCATGGTATTGCTGAAGTATTTCGGCACCTCCCGGATCATAGCGGCATAGTTTTTCAGCCCTACAAAGTTGGGGCCGATGATCTTTAAGCCACTGCGGAAATATTCAAAGAAGGAATAGTAGATGGTCGTTGCCAGCGGCCAGAACTGGAAGATGAAAAAGGTAATAAAGAACGGCGCCAGAAATATGTAGCCCCATTTGGCGTAGCTCATGCCTTTGCGTTTGGTTTTCACAGGTCTCACCCTCCTTATCGGGCGTTGCCCCACGAAGGGCAGGGCCTTTACAATACAAAACCGAGGGCGGGCGCTGACCCGCCCCCGGCGTGGCTTGTGTTATAAGTATGGATTCAGTTTTGCGGTGCGGTCAGCGCATCAGGCGGGCCATTCGACGCTGCTCAGCTCAGGATACTTGACCTTGATCTGATCCTCGAAGTTCTTCTTCGCGGTCTCAAGGTCAACCGTGCCGTCAAAGTAATCCTTGAAGCAGCTCTGGAAGGTCTCG
Protein-coding sequences here:
- a CDS encoding sugar ABC transporter permease codes for the protein MKTKRKGMSYAKWGYIFLAPFFITFFIFQFWPLATTIYYSFFEYFRSGLKIIGPNFVGLKNYAAMIREVPKYFSNTMIMWLMGFIPQIIVSLVLAAWFTDLRLKLRFQGFFKTVIYMPNLIMASAFAMLFFTLFSNAETGPINSILLKLGIVAEPVRWLSNVWTARGLVGLMNFLMWFGNTTIILMAAIMGVDPGLYEAAQLDGASSTTMFWRITIPLIRPLLVYTLITSLIGGLQMFDVPQVLTNGKGDPNGSTNTIIMYLNQHLYSKNYGTAGAISVLMFLLCAVLCVIIYFTLTQEDDGLTREQRKAEKARIKAAKAAAKHH
- a CDS encoding glycoside hydrolase family 3 C-terminal domain-containing protein — its product is MRAKLSNLQSIPQVVAEMTLDEKLDMVGCYRACHTRPIPDMDVPAIYLMDGATGLNGTHVVLDYLTDPCRADDPRTAYATPEMVALNRVDRNEAAEKYKGDALMTDLVEQAAKYRPGGRQHISFPSGINIGASFDPITAETIGHAVGQELRDAGVDVCFGPNVDIARDPLGGRNYEMYGEDPELVAQTAAAFVRGMQSAGIAACAKHFLANNQETNRNTTSSNLSKRVMMELYARGFEAAIEDGHVLCIMSAYNAVNGEFTSYSKKLLTDLLRGELHFDGAIVSDWGAAGQNKEGTLAAGMDLIQPGPNDMTACKQAVQEGRLSEKVLNDRVTHILQLIVEIKQNQRRIPAQYDADALLQTACRTIEDGAVLLKNENAVLPLAETQRVVFWGARSRDTLECGSGSTAVETALHSNVLDEYRKLRGAAAFEEWTDADTLVYTAAAPAGENVDRESMAVEEQDRTRMTEVLKQAKQKGMKTVVLLNISGPVEMADWLPYADAVLCIFIPGCMGGVAAARLLTGLAEPGGRLPVTFPIRYEDTPAYPNFPGEGNDAYYGEGVFVGYRSYAKRKLAVQYPFGCGLSYTDFSVELCENDFRWDMRTQETLNVPVRVKNVGSRPGSEVVQIYTREEKPHMLRPDRTLVGYAKVRLAPGEETVVNVSVSKKALRCYDALLDKWVQPIGAHKLYLALSAENILAQAPLMIEGKNPYPLNGESTIGEILENPRAKEIVNQFTNGMFDMMPKETLDFMVYRKLNDILSVGMIQVIPDTVKLSAILQGLYDRLAEL
- a CDS encoding carbohydrate ABC transporter permease yields the protein MLTLQRAVAYIVLFVLCFICLFFFYVLIVNATHNNFTIQQGFDPLPRGSFGVNFFNTTHDANVPILTGLRNSLIVSAACAALSVYFSALTAYAIYAYDFKLRKLAFTVILLIMTMPTQVSALGFLNLMDSMKLTNTLWPLILPSIAAPTVFFFMKQYMDSSLPRDIIDAARIDGSGEFHTFNTVILPILKPAMAVQAIFSFVGAWNNYFIPALIINDAKWKTVPILVAQLRSADFLKFDMGKVYMMITIAILPVMIVYLLLSKYIVRGVALGSVKG